Proteins encoded together in one Quercus lobata isolate SW786 chromosome 3, ValleyOak3.0 Primary Assembly, whole genome shotgun sequence window:
- the LOC115982179 gene encoding meiosis-specific protein ASY1, with the protein MVVAQKVKEAEITEQDSLLLTRNLLRIAIFNISYIRGLFPEKYFNDKSVPALEMKIKKLMPMDAESRRLIDWMEKGVYDALQRKYLKTLLFCICEAIDGPMLEEYAFSFSYSNSDSQEVSLDISRTGNKKKGGTFKHNSSNEITPNQMRSSACKMVRTLVQLMRTLDRMPEERTILMKLLYYDDVTPADYEPPFFKGCTEEEARNPWTKNPLRMEVGNVNSKHLVLALKVKSVLDPCEDENEDIQDDEMSLGADSVQKDDSSDSDSEVNHSEENQYIVAPVDKHQQEEDNNGMVDEDDTQDPEEDEQQLARVKEWINDHHIDTVDFTDILSNFPDISMVLTEEIMEKLVKEGVLSKTGRDSYTINKQKNSDYEFTSVKEEMDGQTTPFGGKVPLVEDSMYMKALYHALPMNYVTVAKLQSKLEGEANQTTVRKIINKMTLDGFLEAKGSRRLGKRVIHSEMTKKKLLEVKKALNTDAMDIDTNEPNNKSSYVELQKMGSNYNDMSTCGALHSIGSDLTRMKVRSEINQNGSIRSEQTISKTKEPGNTPTSRVEPVASRESFVPGYENGRANGNTNYNGEVDGVICSRSSQERRSRKTSTVREPILQYVKRQRSQAA; encoded by the exons ATG GTTGTAGCACAGAAAGTGAAGGAAGCTGAAATCACTGAGCAGGACTCGCTTCTTCTG ACGAGGAATCTGCTCCGAATTGCTATATTCAATATTAGTTACATCAGAGGCCTATTTCCTGAGAAGTACTTCAACGATAAGTCTGTTCCTGCTTTAG AGATGAAGATCAAAAAGCTCATGCCAATGGATGCAGAATCTCGCAGACTCATTGATTGGATGGAAAAAG GTGTATACGATGCATTGCAGAGGAAGTATCTGAAAACGCTTTTGTTCTGCATTTGTGAGGCAATTGACGGACCAATGCTTGAGGAATATGCAT TTTCTTTCAGTTACTCAAATTCCGATAGCCAGGAGGTTTCACTGGATATCAGTCGTACCGGTAACAAGAAAAAGGGTGGAACATTCAAGCATAACTCCTCGAATGAAATTACTCCGAACCAGATGAG gAGTTCGGCTTGTAAGATGGTTCGGACATTGGTTCAGTTGATGAGAACTCTGGATAGGATGCCCGAAGAG cGTACTATTCTGATGAAGCTGCTTTACTATGATGATGTGACG CCTGCGGATTATGAGCCTCCGTTCTTCAAAGGCTGCACAGAAGAAGAAGCTCGTAATCCATGGACCAAAAATCCTTTGAGAATGGAGGTTGGGAACGTGAACAGCAAGCATCTTGTATTGGCTCTCAAG GTAAAGAGTGTGCTCGATCCTTGTGAGGATGAAAATGAAGATATTCAAGATGATGAAATGAGCTTAGGAGCTGATTCTGTGCAAAAGGACGACTCTTCTGATTCTGACAGTGAG GTCAACCATTCGGAAGAAAATCAATATATAGTTGCACCAGTTG ATAAACATCAGCAAGAGGAAGATAACAATGGCATGGTAGATGAAG ATGATACTCAAGACCCAGAGGAAGATGAACAACAATTGGCCCGTGTAAAGGAATGGATCAACGATCATCACATTGATACTGTTGACTTTACTGATATTCTCTCTAATTTCCCGGACATCTCAATG GTTTTGACCGAGG AAATCATGGAAAAGCTTGTTAAGGAAGGTGTTCTTTCGAAAACTGGGAGGGACAGTTACACCATTAACAAGCAAAAg AATTCTGACTATGAATTCACATCGGTGAAAGAAGAAATGGATGGTCAAACAACACCTTTTGGTGGCAAAGTTCCCCTGGTTGAAGATAGCATGTACATGAAG GCTTTGTATCATGCTCTTCCAATGAATTATGTAACTGTGGCAAAGCTTCAAAGCAAGCTTGAAGGAGAAGCTAACCAAACAACTGTGCGCAAAATAATCAACAAAATGACTCTAGATGGTTTTCTTGAAGCAAAAGGCAGCAGAAGGCTAG GCAAGCGTGTGATCCATTCTGAAATGACTAAGAAAAAGCTACTAGAAGTCAAGAAAGCTTTGAACACTGATGCCATG GATATCGATACTAATGAACCAAATAACAAATCCAGCTATGTCGAGCTCCAGAAAATGG GGAGCAACTACAACGACATGTCCACTTGTGGTGCCCTACACTCGATTGGATCAGATCTCACACGCATGAAAGTGAGATctgaaataaatcaaaatgGCTCAATTAGGAGTGAGCAGACAATTTCCAAGACAAAGGAGCCTGGAAACACCCCCACAAGTAGGGTGGAG CCAGTAGCTTCAAGAGAAAGTTTTGTGCCAGGGTACGAGAATGGTAGAGCAAATGGAAACACAAATTACAATGGTGAGGTAGATGGAGTTATCTGCAGTAGGTCCAGTCAAGAAAGGCGATCAAGAAAAACAAGCACT GTTAGGGAGCCTATCCTTCAGTATGTGAAACGCCAGAGATCTCAGGCTGCTTGA
- the LOC115981048 gene encoding uncharacterized protein LOC115981048 — MLHEELLMDNASLRDFRGSKGIYVADVLERSLVLPTDMAELGNLRRQEAVQATYRLEEDAKEQSKSLELERDKRLDTTWTLKNSEADLSKLKIGKEQIVDLKKKLAEAEGAKNVAEWARDEALRAKAEAEFARTEAESSKEKAKEEAYDLGVAETQATLKAQVLGVCRLYYSQVWNEVLKQAGVEASSDLWKVANVYYPLAIHETAAASSEAEVALEEAEAARSEAALAITTHNEPVEEGELPGATETHENLDPEAPQKTAESTADAQALHAEEPALSDCSPERGLQGS, encoded by the exons atgctccacGAGGAGCTATTGATGGACAATGCCTCCCTTAGGGACTTCCGAGGGAGTAAAGGTATTTATGTGGCCGACGTGTTAGAGAGGTCCCTGGTGCTCCCCACTGATATGGCTGAGTTGGGGAATCTGAGGAGGCAGGAG GCCGTCCAGGCCACTTATAGGTTGGAAGAGGACGCTAAGGAGCAGAGCAAGTCCCTGGAGCTCGAGCGTGACAAGCGCTTGGATACTACGTGGACCCTCAAAAACTCTGAGGCTGATCTCTCGAAG CTAAAAATTGGTAAGGAGCAAATCGTTGATCTAAAGAAGAAGTTGGCTGAGGCGGAGGGAGCCAAGAATGTTGCAGAGTGGGCCAGGGATGAAGCCTTAAGGGCTAAGGCAGAGGCGGAGTTCGCCAGGACGGAGGCCGAGAGCTCCAAGGAGAAAGCCAAGGAGGAGGCTTATGACTTGGGAGTGGCTGAGACCCAGGCCACTCTCAAGGCTCAAGTGCTTGGAGTATGCAGGCTCTACTATTCCCAGGTTTGGAATGAAGTCCTTAAAcaagctggggttgaggcttcatcCGATTTGTGGAAGGTGGCGAATGTATACTATCCTCTGGCCATCCACGAAACCGCCGCTGCCAGCTCCGAGGCTGAGGTTGCTCTTGAAGAGGCTGAGGCTGCTCGGTCTGAAGCTGCTCTGGCTATAACCACTCATAATGAGCCAGTTGAGGAGGGTGAGCTTCCTGGGGCGACTGAGACACATGAAAATCTGGACCCTGAAGCGCCCCAGAAGACTGCAGAGTCTACGGCTGATGCCCAGGCCCTTCATGCCGAGGAGCCTGCTCTCTCGGACTGTTCCCCCGAGCGAGGGCTCCAAGGGTCTTGA
- the LOC115981047 gene encoding uncharacterized protein LOC115981047, translating into MVDSDTPPMGFIYQEMEKAKEEIQKNFNNVQKSYKEIWDIIDDRWEMQLHRPLHAAGYYLNPSIHYDPSFDPGSDIKLGLYTCLQRMVPEVSDRKKIDMQLEKFKQAKGLFGIEAAILARDTKQPAEWWDSYGDDCPELKKFAIRILSLTCISSSCERNWSAFEMVHSKRRNRLHQKKMNDLVFVMYNLKIKQKRAKPLSTKEEIGLENLSSDDEWLSADSVDSEDDSADFDEDNEGINL; encoded by the exons ATGGGATTCATTTATCAAGAAATggaaaaagcaaaagaagaaatacagaaaaatttcaataatgttCAAAAGAG TTACAAAGAGATATGGGATATTATTGATGATCGATGGGAAATGCAACTTCATAGGCCTTTGCATGCTGCGGGATACTATTTGAACCCTTCTATTCATTATGATCCTTCTTTTGATCCGGGTTCAGATATTAAATTAGGACTATATACGTGTCTTCAACGAATGGTTCCAGAAGTTAGTGATAGGAAAAAGATAGATATGCAActtgaaaaattcaaacaagCAAAGGGACTCTTTGGTATTGAAGCTGCCATACTAGCCAGAGATACTAAACAGCCAg CTGAGTGGTGGGACTCATATGGAGATGACTGTcctgaattgaaaaaatttgctaTAAGAATATTGAGCTTAACATGTATCTCATCTAGTTGTGAAAGAAATTGGAGTGCATTTGAAATG GTACATTCAAAAAGGAGAAATCGCTTACACcagaaaaaaatgaatgactTGGTCTTCGTTATGTACAACTtgaagataaaacaaaaaagagctAAACCATTGagtacaaaagaagaaattggttTGGAGAATTTGTCTTCTGATGATGAGTGGTTATCAGCAGATTCTGTAGATTCAGAAGATGATAGTGCAGATTTTGATGAAGACAATGAAGGAATTAATTTATAA